The window AGAATTTCCTCATTTCTTTAGGAAAGAATAGCAGAGGATGATTTATTAAGGGCATGAATTCTTAGAATCAATATTGGAAAATGCCTTCTTGTTAGCTTAACATCTGCATACCAATATCAGAAGCCTTGGTTAGGTTGAATACTTCGCTGTAGATTAATCATCTGTACCAAGTTTTCCTACATTCTATCCGGCAAGTGCAGTTGCTTCAGATTGGCTTCTGTGGTTTTGGAAGATACAACTGCCTGTTGATGACTCATTTGATATATTTATGACTGCACTTGGACATTTACCATGATAAATGTCTCTTGTAAGTGGAAGAATTCCCTTTCGTTTACTCATGTTACCAATGTCAAATTCTAGGTTGAATCCGAAATTTTTTGTTTGCATGGAGGATTATCTCCATCTATTGAAACCCTTGATAATGTAAGAAGTTTTGACCGTGTCCAAGAAGTTCCCCATGAAGGGGCCATGTGTGATCTTTTGTGGTCAGACCCAGATGATCGTTGTGGCTGGGGGATGTCACCCCGCGGTGCTGGATACACTTTTGGGCAGGTATTTTTACTGTATACTTGAGGGTTCTTATTTCCATCCTCCATTCTtctgattttttcagattttcatCTCGCAAACAAATAAATGCTGCACCTGCCTGTAATACAGGACATCTCCGAGCAATTTCACCAAACCAACAATCTAAAGCTGATAGCTCGAGCTCATCAGCTGGTCATGGAGGGATATAACTGGAGCCATGTAACTTTAATTACTTAATCCTTTTTATGCATCTTAAGATACCATTCCTTTGAAAAGTCCCTTGAGATTGTAACATCTGCCACAGGAACAAAAGGTTGTCACTATTTTTAGTGCACCAAATTATTGTTATCGATGTGGAAACATGGCCTCTATTTTGGAGGTTGACGACTGCAGAGGGCACACGTTTATCCAGGTGCTTATCCGTCTTTCTCCTTTGAGAAATGCCTTGCCGGATAATCTAACTTTGAGCCTTATATTCCCAGAAATAAATCTACTGACATCTCGCTGCAATTTTTGAATGTAACTGTGAAATGTAAGGTCTAATGTGGTCATATTATTACAAACCATGTCATTGCAGTTTGATCCAGCTCCAAGAAGGGGAGAACCGGATGTAACACGAAGAACCCCTGATTACTTCTTATAAAAATGGTCAACTATTTCTGTTGTCTCCCAATAGCTTGTTTTGCTATATTTTCCATCTGCTGTCGAGATATGAGCATAATTATGGCAAAGCTAGCTACTCTTGGGAGGTAATCCATGGACCAAGAAGCTTGTAAAACGCTAGACCAGGTCCCCTTGGTTTAAGTCATATTCTAACCTATGTTAGGAATTATTAGAGTGGGAAAGTGCAGCAAGCTGTATTGTATCATTTCATGGAGACTTCTTTTCGGTTGTTCCATTCATGTTCTGATCTTCAGTCTTAGTGTGATATTTCTCTCAAAGTTTTCATATGTTGTTGCAAGGAAGTATGTTGTGTAAAGTTAAAAATCCACTTTACAGTGTAACTTTTACCTTGTTAATGCAGCCGATCCTTGTGAAGTTGGTTTCTTTTCTTTGTGATGATCAACACTTGATGTAGTTAGACCATTTAGATGTTTTAGTTGTGGAGTTTATCTGGAGGATGCAAATTCAGTTGATGTGATGTAGACATGGTCTTCCATAATAGTTGGGGGGGTTTATTGGTATGGTTTGCCATATTCATTGAGTACGCAATCTGAAATCATTGACATTGATCAATAAGTTATGTAGAGTATGGAGCATGTTTTGTTACTTTAGAAGTTATTTAATTAGTGGTTTGAATTTCAGACACTGAACGGCAGTCTGGTTGTTGATTGAGAATATTCAAAATCTTAGTGGTGCGACCATTTATATGCGGTAGGTACTAGTGGAATAGTCATGAAGAGAAATTACGCTGCATGAACCTTTTAGACCCACCCTTTATCTTTTGATCCGTTAAAAAAAGTTTTGGAAAAATAGTTGCCAGAATTTAGAATCACTTTTTGGAATTAAACAGGCACTAAAAGATCCTATTTGTGCAAATTGCCCAATAGTCATTACAAGTTTTGCATCCTATATGCAAATTGCCCTATAATAGTCATGACTTGTTTTGCATCCTATATAAAAAGAAGTTACGACttattttttcattcttttaaattgttaatattgGTTAAAGGTGAAAGTATATCTATGAATGTAAGAACGTTATTAGGTAAATGAAAGagttatgatttcttttaataaaaactgAACCAAATCAGAACATGAAGAACGACGCCTATTTGACGGGATAGACAAACCAAACTTGCTATGCTGCAAGTTGCTAGCAgttattttattaataagatGACATTTTACACTAATGAGAGGATTTAGTAATTCAGCTTCAACATAGAACTGAGGCCGCCATCGACAGCCAAATTATGACCGCTAATGTAAGCTGATTCATCTGACGCCAAGAAAAGTGCTGCTTGTGCGATATGCTCTGTGCTCAACGTAACACCTTTCAAGTGAGCAtttccagatattccagcttccAACGAACCGGCATCATCGCACCCGTAGGCTTTGCATACGAGTGGCGTCGCAATGCCATAAGGGGATACGCCGTTCACCCTGATCCCGTGTAGCCCTAGCTCACGCGCCGCCGCTTTCACAATGCCTACGACTGCGTGCTTCGACGCTACGTAAGCCAACGAGGCTGCCCCAGCAAGAATAGCCTCAATGCTCGCGTTGCATATGATGGATCCCTTAACTTGTTTAGCAACCATGACTCTAGCTGCATGCTTGACGGCTAATGCGGTACCTCGCACATTGACGGCCATTGTCTTCTCAAATGCCGTCACATCCATGTCGAGAACACTGCAGAAGTTCAGTGTTCCGACATTGCTAAACATGATGTCGAGAGTGCCGTATTTTTCAACAGCGTAGGCGACAGTTTCCTCGACTTGTTTCTCGTCAGTGACGTCGCAGTGGCAGTAGCTGGCCATGTCTGTTCCAATGGACGCCACTACTTGGAGACCAAGTTCGTCTTGAATGTCCGCAATTACCACTCGAGCCCCATGTTCCACAAACAATCTTGCAGTTGCTTCTCCAATGCCACTTGCTGCACCAGTAATTACAGCCACTTTACCCTCCAACCTAGTGCAATAAAATGAGTAAACCAAATATTAGTACTAGTAATTAAGTTTTAGTTTTATGATGCATGCACATTTTACACTTCAAATTTGTACCGAGCTAAATAATTTGCATCTTTTCCAAATGCATGTATAAAGTAAAATGGAGTAGACATGTACGTTAGAGACGTCCTGCTGATAGTGAAACCATAAAGGAAACAGATTTgagtaggggtgtacatggaccgggttgatTCCccttttatcaaaatcaaaccaaaccaactatatcagtttggattgatttggttttgttggatttttcggatttttcgggttttttgttacttaaatattatttcaatcttactttattcactttttgataagtaaatatatgtttagtaaaaatataaaaaattgacaagcatattatctattaaaatattattatgagaaaattttcttagtaacacataatagttattctttttagtcgtctaacaataatgtttcgttgatgtacactttcatggttaaccaaatttaataattaaacataaaaatcgatacgatacctaaataataataatcacttcacattcgaaaaagatataacaatttaatagatcttaacatatgatatgaatatggaagaacaaagagatttgacgcatttcagtaacacttAATGAGAAAatgatcatacaacccattatttaaggttaataaatatggagcacttcatatactattaaatattatatcccgcaagataatcccaaatatttctagatattttttaaagaaacttctatataaaatcttaaaagtatatataaaaattatatatttatatgtcggtttggttctttttttttttttttactcaataccaaactaaatcaaaccaaatctAGTCAGGTTTTTTAATCGATTTAGTTTAACTTTTCCGTTTGGTGCGGTTTTCCGATTCGATCTGTACACCCCTAGATTGAGACAGCTAGGTAATTCAAATGAGCAAGAGACAAGAAATTAAAAGGCCTATTAGCACCATTTAAATAATAGTAGTATATAATTACCTGAGCTTATTTGCCATTGCGAGTACAAGAGGAACTTCCTTGTTGCAACAACTGGTTACATTACTTGGTTTTTATAGAGTTGTCTGCTGGCTGAGGCTCCCCTCCAGCTACAGGACAATAACTTCTCCCGTGCATCCACAAATACTTACTCCCTTcagtccaaaataagtgattttttggcttttttcttgttgtccaaaataagtgatttttccagatttcaagaatgaattaattattttttttcccaCATTGCTCTTGGAGTAATTAATGTTAGAGTATGTGTTAgaagtgtttatgtgaagagacAATAaatgttaatatggtcaatttcattactaattaatgttaaaaggtgaatttcttaatatgtgtgaaaacagcaaaagaaaatcacttattttggaccggaggaaGTATATATTAATTCGGCAGCCGAATTGAACTGTTGTATTCAgtgcttttttcttttcttttttgggggGAATTAAGTTCTCCATTTAATTTTGTTGCTTCCTCAAAACTAACGTAGGGCGGGTAATGGGCATTTAAGAGGCATGAAATTAAGTATGCACATATATGATTAACACTTGGTAGACATGCAATATAAACCAGAATGCAAAAAACACTTGGTAGGCATGCAATATAATTGCTCTCTTCAACCAGAATGCATAATCACTCTTACATTCAATAATACcgtatactccctccgtttcaaaagGAATGAATCTTTATTTtttggggagttaaataaggttttcttttatcataatttttgcaaATAATTTTTAAGCTATTGCAATCTATAGTACTTTtcaaaatatgtaaattttattttaatttttttttttttatgtgaattcaCACCGAAAATTAATTAAGTTAACTCTCGTGCTGTGAAAAGATTCAAACAAATTAAAATGGATGGAGTATTAAATACTCAGGCTTCCTCAAAACTGACGTTTAATAAACTCGGAGGGACATTTAAGAGGCATGAAAGTCTGCATACACATTATTTAAAGTTGGCAGGCAATATCAACTTTTTAAAGAGAAATATCATACcaaatattttcttcaaattgaAATAGTTATGCCTAACAAAGAAAATTATCGTGACATGCTTCTAAGACCAACAGTATAATTAACTGCTTGTTTAAAAGAAATTGCTTTAAGAACTTTTATGATGTTGAAAAAAGAGAGGGCTAGGGAGGGAGGAGAAACAAAAACTCGAGGGAGATAAAGCTCGTCAAAGGTTAAATTCGTTAAATGTAATTTTTTTCTTGAATTCATGAACTTTCTTTTACTGTCTCTCGTTAATCAATATTTTGGACACTACCATCCAAATATTTCTGTCACCCCATTTATATTCTGTTGAGAAGAAGGTATCAATGGTGGAAAAGAAGATGTCAATGACGGCTATTCACTCTCATAAGGAAGAAGAGAATGAGAGACATAACACTTTAGGTTAAGTCTAGCCCATCTTCAACATTGACACATGGCTTAATCCTGCCCCTTGATCAAATCTAGATGGATTAAATAAGCATCGTCCAGATAAGGAAATGTACGGTTGCACAACTTTGGATTCCACATTAAATCCCCACACATGTGAACCGTGTAAATATATAGAGGAGAATATTATTCTGTTAATTGGTTACTACATAGCAAATAAGGAGTGGACAGTTGtataaataattttctagttttcttattttttctttttctttctttacacAAATACTTGTAAATACACTGTTACTGCAGATAATGAGATATACAGAAAATTTCACAGATCTATTCTCATATTTACAATccttcatggtatcagagcacacaTAGCTCGTTTCTGAATTAATCTTCATTCTTCTTCAATTTTCTGTTCATCACAGTTTCATTCACTATGGGTGATACAACAGGTGTCACTCTCCCTCAAACTGCTTCCAGCAATGGAGCTAACTTCGATCCAAATCACCCTTATTTCTTGCATTCATCAGATGCTCTaggaatgagcttgatgaatgcAGTCTTTGATGGAAAAGGCTTTCAAAGTTAGAAAAGGTCTGTTCTAATTGCACTTTCAGCGAAGAATAAACTGGGATTTTTTGATGGAACCTGTGTTGCTCCTGCCATCACAACCAAGGAATACCAGCCATGGACCAGGTGCAACGATATGGTCACTTCTTGGCTGTTGAATTCACTTTCCAAGGACATTGGAGACAGTGTTATCTACTCCAAATCTGCAAGAGAATTTTTGGATCAGTCTAGAACACAGATTTGGAAAATCAAATGGAGCAAAATTGTACCACTTGCATAAGGAACTATCTTCTCTAGTTCAAGGAACAAATGACATAGCAAGTTACTTTACAAAACTCAAACGTTTATGGGATGAGCTGGATTCTCTACTTTGTGATGTGAAA of the Nicotiana tabacum cultivar K326 chromosome 7, ASM71507v2, whole genome shotgun sequence genome contains:
- the LOC107781249 gene encoding short-chain dehydrogenase reductase 3b-like; this encodes MANKLRLEGKVAVITGAASGIGEATARLFVEHGARVVIADIQDELGLQVVASIGTDMASYCHCDVTDEKQVEETVAYAVEKYGTLDIMFSNVGTLNFCSVLDMDVTAFEKTMAVNVRGTALAVKHAARVMVAKQVKGSIICNASIEAILAGAASLAYVASKHAVVGIVKAAARELGLHGIRVNGVSPYGIATPLVCKAYGCDDAGSLEAGISGNAHLKGVTLSTEHIAQAALFLASDESAYISGHNLAVDGGLSSMLKLNY